A window of the Yersinia rochesterensis genome harbors these coding sequences:
- the flk gene encoding flagella biosynthesis regulator Flk yields the protein MQPLNGPSVPIASGSNVAPTKLPSPSQVEDRALTPAQRTTLEKLIVRIIALSPIKSAEIWAGLRHDLSLSSTSDLLARHFQPAEQLLQTRLSQAQENHANHQLRQQLTELLPQGNNRQAVSDFIRQQFGHTVLSQLSHAELQQVLVLLQSGTLNIPQPQLTTITGRPLLPAEHQHIQSLVAKLSAATGEQPAKIWQALFDMVGVKSHDPLPVRHFQILSQFLQAKVALSQQTAPTLINLQTALKQPADAQEQQLLIDYSLNRFQASPTTPLTQAQLNDIINVLFAARLDRANAAQRLAEDQKTLQPLINPLIAALPQSLQPLLQKPSLAFVALIIVMAILLAIFL from the coding sequence ATGCAACCTTTGAACGGCCCAAGTGTTCCTATTGCGAGTGGCAGCAATGTCGCGCCGACTAAATTACCCTCTCCGAGCCAAGTGGAAGATAGGGCACTCACCCCGGCACAGCGCACCACGCTGGAAAAACTGATTGTGCGGATCATCGCGCTCAGCCCAATAAAATCTGCTGAGATTTGGGCGGGCTTGCGCCACGATTTATCTCTTAGCAGCACCAGCGATTTACTGGCTCGCCACTTCCAACCGGCAGAGCAATTGCTGCAAACCCGCTTGTCGCAAGCTCAGGAAAACCATGCCAATCACCAACTACGCCAGCAACTTACCGAGTTACTCCCCCAAGGTAATAACCGCCAGGCTGTGAGTGACTTTATCCGTCAGCAATTTGGTCACACGGTATTGAGTCAGTTAAGTCATGCAGAGCTGCAACAGGTATTGGTATTGCTGCAATCCGGCACGCTGAATATTCCACAACCCCAGTTAACAACCATAACTGGCAGACCATTGTTACCTGCGGAACATCAACATATTCAATCGTTGGTGGCGAAACTCAGTGCGGCAACGGGCGAGCAACCCGCTAAAATTTGGCAAGCACTGTTTGATATGGTGGGAGTGAAAAGTCATGACCCGCTGCCTGTTCGTCATTTTCAGATACTCAGCCAGTTTTTACAGGCCAAAGTGGCCCTCAGCCAGCAAACGGCCCCGACATTAATTAATCTGCAAACTGCACTCAAACAGCCCGCCGATGCGCAGGAACAGCAACTATTGATTGATTATAGTCTGAATCGCTTCCAGGCCAGCCCAACCACACCGCTGACACAGGCGCAGTTAAACGACATTATTAATGTCCTGTTTGCCGCCCGATTAGACCGCGCGAATGCAGCGCAGCGCTTGGCTGAAGATCAAAAAACCCTTCAACCGTTGATTAACCCGCTGATTGCCGCACTGCCGCAGTCATTACAACCTTTGTTGCAAAAGCCATCACTGGCTTTTGTCGCGCTCATTATTGTCATGGCCATTTTATTGGCTATTTTTCTTTAA